One part of the Dermacentor andersoni chromosome 2, qqDerAnde1_hic_scaffold, whole genome shotgun sequence genome encodes these proteins:
- the LOC140215828 gene encoding uncharacterized protein — protein MQPTRKGNSVACDTTPDLTLTGNGTKATWCNTNEDLGSDHKIIEVVVEGGPTTSRKRRVEAVNWDSFRALRGDPAPISIIAEWSDGVVRTVKEATEVVETEGDNEAVDRRLVNLWRKKKRLEDRLRQKRWDRNIRKQIAALNKEIEEHAITLTKQNWGNVCDQMERNMSTAGTWRLLRHLLDPDSTKSASKQQLERMAHQFDGTKKELLEVVRNRYINPAGPEPLPDYGGGENSELDAPITQAEVRAEINRLRTKSAAGPDRVSNKMLRNLDDSSIANLATYMQECWEKGTIPQEWKLANLIFIPKPGKKLGFENLRPISLTSCVGKLMEHVVLTRLNRYMEENGLYPDTTIGFRPKLSACDVMLQLKDQIIDKQTRDTKVIVGLDVAKAFDNVRHVSILENLNSLNVGKRVYDYIKDFLTNRKATLKLPERLGEIENLNHTIYADDLTLWINKGSDGQIESSLQNAIDIIEEYLKPKGLKCSAEKSEVLFLMPPGKRRPHQKREAGIHLYVNGAEIPAVDSIRVLGLRIQANRKNYETLARLEASSNQTCRLIRRIANRHAGMKEANLLRLAQAFVISRIVYVAPYLKLSSVERNELEIVIRKSVKVALGLPPNTPTGKLMKLGVSNTLEELIEAAVTAQHQRLLGSKTGRKILEKLGYEPKHEQVRSGDIPRHIRDKIKIPPLPRTMNPAFHDGRRKDRAEALQARYTCRQDVLYTDAAEYESKAAHAAVAVREDGTPVACCTVSGVETVEAEEVAIALALSQRGVNVVISDSKHAVRNYESGRVTETAIRILNREGGPRQLVLLVWAPAHQGLRGNEEAHSVARGLTYRSTPGSSQTTETINRREDMRAYQEIIAYYRLNRQIYPGADRTLSKKDEVMWRKLQMGVFPNPVLYSKWHPGVFRSKCKFCDEAANLVHMVWTCPAKNDSSRTLESWEALLRSPDPNVQRDLIGQALAAAVSQGIPADG, from the coding sequence ATGCAGCCTACGAGGAAGGGAAATAGTGTCGCGTGTGATACGACACCCGATCTCACCTTGACGGGGAACGGCACTAAAGCCACGTGGTGCAATACAAACGAAGACTTAGGCAGCGATCACAAAATCATAGAAGTGGTGGTAGAAGGAGGCCCGACAACCTCCCGGAAAAGGAGGGTGGAGGCTGTAAATTGGGACTCTTTCAGGGCACTCAGGGGAGACCCGGCTCCCATCTCTATTATTGCAGAGTGGAGCGATGGCGTAGTGCGCACTGTTAAAGAGGCCACCGAAGTGGTGGAAACTGAGGGGGACAACGAAGCGGTAGACAGGAGATTAGTTAATCtctggaggaaaaagaaaaggctggaGGACCGACTTCGACAGAAGAGATGGGATCGAAATATCAGGAAACAGATAGCGGCTttaaacaaggaaattgaagagcACGCAATCACGCTCACGAAGCAAAATTGGGGGAACGTCTGCGATCAGATGGAAAGGAATATGAGTACCGCGGGGACGTGGCGACTTCTTCGCCACCTCTTAGATCCGGATAGCACAAAGTCAGCGTCCAAACAACAGCTGGAAAGAATGGCACATCAGTTTGATGGCACTAAGAAGGAACTCTTAGAAGTAGTTAGGAATAGGTACATCAATCCCGCCGGACCTGAACCCCTCCCGGACTACGGAGGGGGAGAGAATTCGGAATTAGACGCCCCCATCACCCAGGCTGAGGTCAGAGCGGAGATTAATCGGCTACGGACTAAGTCAGCGGCAGGGCCGGACAGAGTGAGCAACAAAATGCTCCGTAATTTAGACGACAGCTCAATCGCCAACCTCGCAACGTACATGCAGGAGTGCTGGGAGAAGGGGACGATACCGCAGGAGTGGAAACTCGCCAACCTCAttttcattcccaagccgggtAAAAAACTAGgcttcgagaacctcaggcctATATCGCTCACCTCCTGCGTGGGTAAGCTTATGGAGCACGTTGTTCTGACGCGGCTCAATAGGTACATGGAGGAAAATGGATTGTATCCGGACACCACGATCGGTTTTCGACCAAAGCTGTCGGCATGCGAcgtgatgctgcagctcaaaGACCAAATTATAGATAAGCAAACGCGAGACACGAAAGTGATTGTGGGGTTAGATGTGGCAAAGGCATTCGACAACGTGAGGCACGTGTCCATCTTAGAGAATTTGAACTCACTCAATGTCGGGAAGAGAGTGTACGattacatcaaggactttcttACCAACAGGAAAGCCACTCTCAAACTCCCTGAACGGTTGGGGGAAATTGAGAATCTAAACCACACCATATACGCGGATGACTTAACACTATGGATAAACAAGGGCAGTGATGGGCAAATTGAAAGCTCCCTGCAAAATGCAATTGACATTATCGAGGAGTACCTGAAACCCAAAGGACTTAAATGTTCGGCCGAAAAGTCGGAAGTGCTGTTCCTGATGCCCCCCGGAAAACGGCGGCCTCACCAAAAGCGTGAGGCGGGCATCCACCTGTACGTCAACGGCGCCGAGATCCCTGCGGTCGACAGTATCCGCGTCCTCGGGCTGAGGATTCAGGCCAACCGGAAAAATTATGAAACGCTTGCTAGGTTAGAAGCCAGTTCAAATCAAACGTGTCGTCTTATCAGACGAATAGCGAACAGGCACGCTGGGATGAAGGAGGCGAATCTCCTGAGGCTAGCACAAGCCTTCGTAATCAGTAGGATAGTGTACGTGGCACCCTACCTCAAGCTCAGTTCTGTAGAACGGAACGAGCTCGAAATCGTTATTAGGAAAAGTGTCAAGGTCGCGCTCGGACTCCCCCCGAACACGCCCACCGGCAAACTTATGAAGCTGGGTGTGTCGAACACTCTCGAGGAACTGATTGAGGCTGCCGTTACCGCGCAGCACCAAAGGCTACTTGGATCTAAAACAGGCAGGAAAATTTTAGAGAAATTAGGCTACGAGCCCAAACATGAGCAAGTGCGCTCAGGAGACATACCCAGACATATCAGGGACAAGATAAAAATACCTCCGCTACCCAGAACCATGAACCCTGCCTTTCACGACGGCAGGCGTAAAGACAGGGCAGAGGCATTACAAGCTAGATACACTTGTCGACAGGACGTCCTATATACGGACGCTGCGGAATATGAAAGCAAAGCGGCACACGCGGCCGTGGCGGTTAGAGAAGACGGAACACCGGTGGCGTGCTGCACAGTCAGTGGCGTCGAGACGGTTGAAGCTGAGGAAGTAGCCATAGCCTTGGCCCTCAGCCAAAGGGGGGTAAATGTGGTCATCAGCGACTCCAAACACGCTGTGAGAAATTACGAATCGGGGAGGGTGACGGAAACTGCCATCCGTATATTAAACAGGGAAGGAGGACCCAGGCAGCTTGTTCTGCTCGTTTGGGCACCAGCTCACCAGGGACTTAGAGGGAACGAGGAGGCTCATTCGGTCGCCCGAGGTCTCACTTACCGGTCGACCCCCGGAAGCTCCCAAACCACCGAAACTATAAACAGAAGAGAGGATATGCGCGCATACCAGGAAATCATAGCATACTACAGACTAAATCGCCAAATTTACCCGGGAGCGGACAGAACGCTCAGCAAGAAAGACGAGGTTATGTGGAGGAAATTACAGATGGGGGTTTTTCCAAACCCCGTACTCTACAGCAAGTGGCATCCAGGAGTATTCAGGTCAAAGTGCAAATTCTGTGATGAGGCAGCAAATCTGGTTCACATGGTGTGGACATGTCCGGCTAAGAATGATAGCTCGCGCACTCTAGAATCCTGGGAGGCTTTGCTCCGCAGCCCAGACCCCAACGTCCAGCGGGACCTCATCGGTCAagcccttgctgctgctgtgtctcAAGGTATTCCGGCCGACGGCTAG